Proteins encoded within one genomic window of Panacibacter microcysteis:
- a CDS encoding lipocalin family protein, whose product MKKTDKKYLLIGGGLLLAGALIAWSRRRTIPKGVQAVHNFDKQRYLGKWYEIARFDYIFERGLNKTTAEYAANEDGSIKVVNKGYNTRKAKYQSAVGKAKFTGDEQVARLKVSFFGPFYAGYNVIALDNDYRYALVAGKNRDYLWLLSREKSMPEEVIERYLNIARSHGFKVEDLTWVKHD is encoded by the coding sequence ATGAAAAAAACTGATAAAAAATACCTGTTGATTGGCGGCGGCCTCTTACTTGCCGGTGCATTGATAGCGTGGAGCCGAAGGCGTACCATACCCAAAGGTGTGCAGGCTGTACATAATTTTGATAAGCAACGATACCTGGGCAAATGGTATGAAATTGCGCGTTTCGACTACATATTTGAGCGTGGCCTGAATAAGACTACAGCAGAATATGCAGCAAATGAAGATGGCAGCATAAAGGTTGTAAACAAAGGTTACAACACGCGGAAAGCGAAATATCAATCTGCAGTAGGAAAAGCAAAGTTTACCGGTGATGAACAGGTAGCCAGATTAAAAGTATCTTTCTTTGGCCCTTTCTATGCCGGGTATAATGTAATAGCGCTCGACAACGATTACCGCTACGCGTTGGTTGCAGGAAAAAACAGGGATTATTTGTGGCTGTTATCCCGCGAAAAATCAATGCCGGAAGAAGTCATTGAACGGTACCTGAATATTGCGCGCAGCCACGGTTTTAAAGTAGAAGACCTGACATGGGTAAAACACGACTAA
- a CDS encoding phosphatase PAP2 family protein yields MFLLDTTAGPGVWETIQSWDRWLFIRINSTWTNDFLNSVVPWWRDSNTWIPLYLFLTLFVVINFGWRVWPWIVFFVLTASLTDQLSSGLIKGLVQRPRPCNDQDFLFHVNALLGGCSGTFSFPSSHATTHFGMAWFAWLTMKQYFNKWGYLFFFWAATIAYGQVYVGVHYPLDVLGGAFIGSIVGIVTANVFNSKIGLPPLIGYSRSVAPGINE; encoded by the coding sequence ATGTTTTTACTGGACACAACAGCAGGCCCCGGTGTTTGGGAAACCATTCAAAGCTGGGACAGGTGGCTTTTCATCAGGATCAACAGCACCTGGACCAATGATTTTCTCAACAGCGTGGTACCGTGGTGGAGAGACTCTAATACATGGATTCCGCTGTATCTTTTTCTCACCTTGTTTGTCGTTATCAACTTCGGCTGGCGCGTATGGCCGTGGATCGTTTTTTTTGTACTTACTGCATCTCTCACAGACCAGTTAAGCAGCGGTCTTATTAAAGGCCTGGTACAAAGACCAAGGCCATGTAATGACCAGGACTTCCTGTTTCATGTAAATGCATTGCTGGGCGGCTGTTCGGGTACATTCAGTTTTCCTTCGTCGCATGCTACCACGCATTTTGGTATGGCCTGGTTTGCCTGGCTTACCATGAAACAATATTTTAATAAATGGGGATACCTGTTTTTTTTCTGGGCCGCCACCATCGCTTACGGGCAGGTGTATGTGGGCGTGCATTACCCGCTGGATGTATTGGGTGGCGCTTTTATTGGCAGCATCGTGGGTATTGTTACCGCCAATGTATTCAACAGTAAAATTGGTTTACCTCCGCTCATCGGCTACAGCCGGAGTGTGGCGCCGGGTATAAATGAATAA
- a CDS encoding GNAT family N-acetyltransferase, whose amino-acid sequence MINVRRATKEDCKRLLELVTELAIYEKAPDEVTVTLEHFEESGFGEKPVWWAFVAEETTGDNTVILGFALYYIRYSTWKGQRMYLEDIVVTENARGKGIGRLLFDALIEEAKAKRFSGIVWQVLEWNEPAINFYKKYQANFDPEWINCSIPV is encoded by the coding sequence ATGATCAATGTTCGAAGAGCAACAAAAGAAGACTGCAAAAGGCTGCTGGAACTGGTAACAGAACTGGCCATCTATGAAAAGGCACCGGATGAAGTTACTGTAACGCTGGAACATTTTGAAGAAAGCGGTTTTGGTGAAAAGCCAGTGTGGTGGGCGTTTGTAGCCGAAGAAACCACCGGCGATAACACGGTGATCCTGGGGTTTGCATTATACTACATACGTTACTCAACCTGGAAGGGCCAGCGCATGTACCTGGAAGATATTGTAGTAACAGAAAACGCAAGAGGCAAGGGAATTGGCAGGTTATTGTTCGATGCACTGATTGAAGAAGCAAAGGCAAAACGTTTCAGCGGTATTGTATGGCAGGTACTGGAGTGGAACGAACCCGCCATCAATTTCTATAAAAAATACCAGGCAAATTTTGATCCCGAATGGATCAACTGCAGCATTCCGGTCTAG
- a CDS encoding CsbD family protein has product MDKMEVKGKWNEWKGKLKQEYGDLTDDDLTYEEGKDDELWGRIQQKTGKAKDDLVNWLKGLG; this is encoded by the coding sequence ATGGACAAGATGGAAGTAAAAGGTAAATGGAACGAGTGGAAAGGAAAACTCAAACAGGAATATGGTGATCTTACTGACGATGATCTAACGTATGAAGAAGGTAAAGATGATGAGCTTTGGGGACGCATTCAGCAAAAGACAGGCAAAGCAAAAGATGACCTTGTAAACTGGCTAAAGGGATTAGGATAA
- a CDS encoding ATP-binding protein: MHKVIDDTALIRGSSEMGKLIREKDWSKTDIGEISSWSGTLLTTVNILLNSKFPMFLWWGNNLIQFYNDAYRPSLGVSGKHPDALGQYAIDCWPEIWHIVEPLIKTVTTTGEAVFSEDQLVPIYRNGKIEDVYWTYSYSPVYNNDGIIEGVFVTCMETTGKVLSNKTILETQKALELSKLETENQRDRLTRFFMEAPAGICILGGPDLVFELINPNYQMLLPGRDLLGKPIFTALPELADQPIATIIKDVYEKDQTFEGRELKVPLAGPTGELENRYFNFIYQPRHNEKKQVDGIMVFVHEVTGFVEVKHSLQESEHKFRSIVEQSSIPIMVTRGEEAVIEEVNQPMLDLIRHNASIKGRSVYSVMPELKGQSIIDHLYSCYTTGEKWTGDEQPILMVKDGKEELGYYNVTYQPFIEHGKIAGVLHTAINVTEQVIARKTLEKTEDTLKLSILAANLGTFDLDLENGIMKWDKRCRTLFGISHDNDVSYDRDFVGGLHEDDRERITYIINNEVFNREISNGNYDVEYRTVGADDGKVRWVRAMGKAYFNAQDVPVRFIGSVLDITEQKEDDLRKNDFIGMVSHELKTPLTSLKAYLQILQSANYTNLAPAILPKVEVQVNKMNDLIHGFLNLSRFEAGKLTIDKQPFDLDVLVDEVIESKRLIAPNHVITFDRCRNITIIADKEKIESVVRNLLSNAIKYSPFNTNIHVVCHLKEKVVEVTVTDQGIGIKTEDQQNIFQRYYRVMNDATRTISGFGIGLYLSAEIIKRHGGTIGVQSTPGKGSTFYFTLPVE; the protein is encoded by the coding sequence ATGCACAAAGTTATCGACGATACTGCCCTCATAAGGGGTAGTAGTGAGATGGGTAAGTTAATCAGGGAAAAGGATTGGAGTAAAACTGACATTGGCGAAATCAGCAGCTGGTCTGGCACCCTTCTTACAACCGTAAATATTCTGCTCAATTCTAAATTCCCCATGTTTTTATGGTGGGGTAACAATCTTATACAATTTTATAACGATGCATACCGCCCAAGCCTGGGTGTTTCAGGAAAACATCCTGATGCCCTGGGGCAATATGCCATAGACTGCTGGCCCGAAATATGGCATATTGTAGAACCGCTGATCAAAACCGTTACTACAACCGGCGAAGCTGTCTTCAGCGAAGACCAGCTGGTGCCCATTTACAGGAATGGAAAAATTGAAGATGTTTACTGGACCTACAGCTACAGCCCGGTATATAACAACGATGGTATTATAGAAGGTGTGTTTGTAACATGTATGGAGACTACAGGCAAGGTGCTGAGCAATAAAACCATACTCGAAACGCAGAAAGCATTGGAGCTCTCAAAGCTGGAAACAGAAAACCAGCGCGATCGGCTTACCAGGTTTTTTATGGAAGCCCCTGCTGGTATCTGCATACTGGGCGGGCCAGACCTTGTTTTTGAACTGATCAACCCCAATTACCAGATGTTGTTGCCTGGCAGAGATCTGCTTGGTAAACCTATTTTTACCGCTTTGCCGGAATTAGCTGACCAGCCCATAGCAACTATTATAAAAGATGTTTATGAAAAAGACCAAACCTTCGAAGGAAGGGAGTTGAAGGTACCCCTGGCAGGGCCAACAGGTGAACTGGAAAACCGTTACTTTAATTTTATTTACCAGCCAAGACACAATGAAAAAAAGCAGGTAGATGGTATCATGGTTTTTGTGCATGAGGTTACCGGCTTTGTGGAAGTAAAGCATTCACTCCAGGAAAGCGAGCATAAATTCAGGAGCATTGTAGAGCAGTCATCTATCCCCATCATGGTTACCAGGGGCGAGGAGGCGGTGATAGAAGAAGTAAATCAACCCATGCTCGATCTTATACGGCACAATGCTTCTATCAAGGGCAGGTCTGTATACAGCGTTATGCCGGAATTAAAAGGGCAAAGCATTATTGATCATTTATACAGTTGTTATACAACGGGCGAAAAATGGACCGGTGATGAACAGCCCATTCTGATGGTAAAAGATGGCAAAGAAGAACTCGGGTATTACAATGTTACATACCAGCCTTTTATTGAGCATGGTAAAATTGCAGGTGTATTGCATACGGCCATCAACGTTACGGAGCAGGTAATTGCCCGCAAAACACTGGAAAAAACAGAAGACACATTAAAGCTTTCAATATTAGCCGCCAATCTTGGTACATTCGACCTCGATCTTGAGAACGGCATCATGAAATGGGATAAAAGATGCAGAACGTTGTTTGGTATCAGCCACGACAACGATGTCTCTTACGACAGAGACTTTGTAGGCGGATTGCATGAAGACGACCGGGAGCGCATTACGTACATCATCAATAACGAAGTGTTCAACAGGGAGATTTCCAATGGTAATTACGATGTGGAGTACCGCACCGTTGGTGCAGATGACGGCAAAGTGCGTTGGGTACGCGCCATGGGCAAAGCATATTTCAACGCGCAGGATGTTCCGGTGCGCTTTATAGGCAGTGTACTCGATATTACAGAACAAAAAGAAGATGACCTGCGTAAAAATGACTTTATAGGCATGGTAAGTCATGAACTTAAAACACCTCTGACATCGTTAAAAGCATACCTGCAAATCCTGCAATCTGCCAACTATACCAATCTTGCGCCGGCCATATTACCAAAAGTAGAAGTGCAGGTAAACAAGATGAATGACCTCATCCATGGTTTCCTTAATCTTTCCAGGTTTGAGGCCGGTAAACTCACGATCGATAAGCAGCCTTTTGATCTTGATGTACTGGTTGATGAAGTAATAGAAAGCAAAAGACTGATAGCACCCAACCACGTAATAACTTTCGACAGGTGCCGCAACATTACCATCATAGCAGATAAAGAAAAGATAGAGTCTGTTGTTCGTAACCTGCTGAGCAATGCTATTAAGTATTCGCCGTTCAATACCAATATACACGTTGTTTGCCACCTCAAAGAAAAAGTGGTAGAGGTTACAGTTACAGACCAGGGTATTGGTATAAAAACAGAAGACCAGCAAAATATTTTCCAGCGCTACTACAGGGTGATGAACGACGCCACCCGAACCATCAGCGGCTTTGGTATAGGTCTTTACCTCAGTGCAGAGATCATTAAAAGACACGGCGGTACCATCGGCGTGCAAAGTACACCAGGTAAGGGTTCTACGTTCTATTTCACACTCCCTGTAGAATAA
- a CDS encoding VOC family protein, with product MNRLLFSLLLVAVSFTAGFAFKAILTTQSNTPQQSKKVTGIGGIFFKCKDPGKLREWYKENLGLQTNQYGAVFEWRQGADTTRKGFTQWSPFKETTTYFQPSAKDFMINYRVENLAELLSALKKNGVTVVDSIETYDYGRFVHILDPEQNKIELWEPNDLVYEQLGIQMGSTTTK from the coding sequence ATGAACAGACTATTATTCTCATTGCTGCTCGTTGCAGTTTCTTTTACAGCAGGTTTTGCATTTAAAGCAATACTTACAACCCAAAGTAATACACCACAACAAAGCAAAAAGGTAACAGGCATAGGCGGCATCTTTTTTAAATGCAAAGATCCCGGGAAGCTTAGGGAGTGGTACAAAGAGAACCTTGGTTTGCAAACCAACCAATACGGGGCTGTTTTTGAATGGCGGCAAGGTGCAGATACAACACGCAAAGGCTTTACGCAATGGAGCCCTTTTAAAGAAACGACCACGTATTTTCAACCTTCCGCGAAAGATTTTATGATCAACTATCGCGTAGAAAACCTGGCAGAGTTGTTAAGCGCCTTAAAGAAAAATGGCGTAACAGTGGTGGATTCTATTGAAACATACGATTATGGCAGGTTTGTGCATATACTCGATCCTGAACAAAATAAAATTGAATTGTGGGAGCCAAACGACCTTGTTTATGAACAACTCGGTATTCAAATGGGAAGCACAACCACCAAATAG
- a CDS encoding zinc ribbon domain-containing protein YjdM, which translates to MSELSPCPLCKSVYTYAMDDQLVCPECGHEWNPQENDVNDDALVVKDCNGNVLKDGDSVVTIKNLPVKGSSQTIKAGTKVRNIRLASGDHNIDCRIDGFGAMALKSEFVKKA; encoded by the coding sequence ATGAGCGAATTATCACCTTGTCCTCTCTGTAAATCGGTTTATACCTATGCCATGGATGACCAGCTTGTTTGCCCCGAGTGCGGCCATGAGTGGAACCCGCAGGAAAATGACGTAAACGACGACGCGCTGGTAGTAAAAGATTGTAACGGGAATGTGCTCAAAGATGGCGATTCGGTGGTTACCATTAAGAACCTGCCGGTCAAAGGCTCATCACAAACAATAAAGGCAGGTACAAAAGTGAGAAACATCCGTTTGGCAAGTGGCGATCATAATATTGATTGCAGGATTGATGGCTTTGGGGCCATGGCGCTTAAGTCAGAATTTGTAAAGAAAGCCTGA
- a CDS encoding PD40 domain-containing protein, which translates to MKKIMPLCFSLAVTCSAFAQTYPANENAADTVKLFAADIISNGLSNRDFAISPNGEEIFFTIQQPKFLSSTIVYMHKIKGRWSAPERAPFSGTYRDLEAAFAADGNTIYFSSDRPVDANDSISDFDLWKVQKRNGAWEQPEHLGFTVNTAKDEFYPSVTKNGDLYFTVEAVNGKGREDIVVCAFSNNTYAAPVSLPGTINSEGYEFNAFVDPDARFMLFTAYGRPDDLGKGDLYIAYKDEQGNWLQAKHLPKGINTTDLDYCPFVNRDKNILFFTSNRTSTQFNNGRQKDYAATTQLLSSAGNGLDDLYWIKFDPAAYK; encoded by the coding sequence ATGAAAAAGATTATGCCTCTTTGTTTTTCGTTAGCTGTTACCTGTAGCGCATTTGCACAAACTTACCCCGCAAACGAAAATGCTGCAGATACGGTAAAGCTGTTTGCAGCAGACATCATATCAAACGGGTTGAGCAACCGTGATTTCGCAATTTCTCCAAACGGTGAAGAGATCTTTTTTACCATACAGCAACCAAAATTCCTGAGCAGCACCATCGTGTACATGCATAAAATAAAAGGCCGGTGGAGTGCACCTGAAAGGGCACCTTTTTCCGGCACCTACCGCGATCTTGAAGCAGCATTTGCAGCCGATGGCAACACCATTTACTTTTCTTCAGACAGGCCGGTTGATGCAAACGATTCGATCAGTGATTTTGATTTATGGAAGGTGCAGAAAAGAAATGGCGCATGGGAGCAACCGGAACATCTTGGTTTTACAGTAAACACGGCGAAAGATGAGTTTTACCCATCTGTTACAAAAAACGGAGACCTGTATTTTACCGTTGAAGCAGTAAATGGAAAAGGCAGGGAAGATATTGTGGTGTGCGCTTTCAGCAACAATACTTATGCGGCACCCGTAAGCCTGCCTGGAACCATCAATTCCGAAGGCTACGAGTTCAATGCATTTGTTGACCCAGACGCAAGATTCATGTTGTTTACTGCTTATGGAAGGCCTGATGACCTGGGCAAAGGAGACCTGTATATTGCTTATAAAGATGAACAGGGAAACTGGCTGCAGGCAAAGCATTTGCCCAAAGGTATCAACACTACGGATCTTGATTATTGCCCTTTTGTTAACCGGGATAAAAACATCCTTTTTTTCACCTCTAACAGAACAAGCACGCAGTTTAACAATGGCCGGCAAAAAGATTATGCCGCAACCACGCAACTACTGTCTTCTGCAGGTAATGGCCTGGATGATCTGTACTGGATAAAATTCGATCCTGCGGCATATAAGTAA
- a CDS encoding T9SS type A sorting domain-containing protein, producing MKVNFTSMCVSVFLLAVFLFATAPVQAQCITTTEPRENITTNATLIAGTKTETISSNNINIAYKNQGNGSKLTIKFAGNNNIYRNDTIRFVGDMTIENLTRGNNAFNNLVLVVTANSTIVFKSLDINNSSNITFINYGIMQFDNSITMAANTIFINKNAAAVLTFKQFTNFANNSNTTVLYSNGGIVNFNGFQLQGNNRMCLTGNTQVNTTSVGNDVTNGIYVPASFSACLKYTTNATLNNKIFSGPGTLNVAQNPGAANASNGSNWGTSMVRANSGACNLILPVTLKAFDVVYNQQSVTANWSTATELNFSGFEIERSLDGINFRTIGALKAKGNSNNIVHYSFKDGVMVQALTYFYRLKMIDADGTYTYSAVRSVDITGNAGKATAFASGNEIFVKHAAANSKTTIALYDVVGKLLFWQRLAEGQTNTTIHAQQLAHGNYIIVLAGSGKKETIQVVR from the coding sequence ATGAAAGTGAATTTTACTTCAATGTGTGTGAGCGTATTTCTGCTGGCTGTTTTTTTATTTGCAACTGCGCCGGTACAGGCACAGTGTATAACGACAACTGAACCAAGGGAAAATATTACTACCAACGCAACGCTGATTGCCGGTACCAAAACCGAAACAATAAGTAGCAACAACATAAATATTGCGTACAAAAACCAGGGCAACGGTTCGAAGCTTACCATCAAATTTGCAGGCAACAACAATATTTACCGCAATGATACCATTCGTTTTGTTGGTGACATGACCATCGAGAACCTGACAAGGGGCAATAATGCATTTAATAATCTTGTGCTGGTGGTAACAGCCAACTCAACAATTGTATTTAAAAGTTTAGATATTAATAACAGCAGTAACATCACTTTTATCAACTATGGTATCATGCAGTTTGATAACAGTATAACAATGGCTGCCAATACCATTTTTATTAACAAGAACGCTGCGGCCGTATTAACCTTTAAACAGTTTACCAACTTTGCCAACAACTCCAACACCACAGTGCTTTACTCCAATGGAGGCATTGTAAATTTCAATGGCTTTCAGTTACAGGGAAATAATAGAATGTGCTTAACCGGTAATACACAGGTTAATACTACCAGTGTGGGAAATGACGTAACCAATGGTATTTATGTGCCTGCATCATTTTCGGCGTGCTTGAAATACACCACCAATGCAACCCTCAATAACAAAATATTTAGTGGTCCCGGTACATTGAATGTTGCCCAGAACCCCGGCGCTGCCAATGCTTCTAACGGGTCCAACTGGGGTACCTCTATGGTAAGGGCAAATTCAGGCGCGTGTAATCTTATTCTGCCTGTAACGCTGAAAGCATTTGATGTGGTATATAACCAACAAAGCGTTACTGCCAACTGGAGCACAGCAACAGAACTGAATTTCTCCGGGTTTGAAATAGAAAGAAGCCTTGACGGTATAAACTTTAGGACAATTGGTGCGCTTAAAGCAAAAGGAAACAGTAATAACATTGTACATTATTCATTTAAAGATGGCGTTATGGTGCAGGCACTAACATACTTCTACCGTTTAAAAATGATAGATGCTGATGGTACTTACACTTATTCTGCCGTACGTTCTGTTGATATAACAGGCAATGCAGGTAAAGCAACTGCATTTGCATCCGGTAATGAAATATTTGTAAAGCATGCTGCGGCAAACAGCAAAACAACGATTGCTTTGTATGATGTTGTAGGTAAGTTGCTGTTCTGGCAACGTTTGGCTGAGGGGCAGACAAATACAACTATTCATGCACAGCAACTGGCGCATGGTAATTACATTATTGTATTGGCCGGCAGTGGTAAAAAAGAAACAATACAGGTTGTGCGTTGA
- a CDS encoding FAD-dependent oxidoreductase: protein MGKKIAIIGAGISGMSTALLLTGKSHNITIFASAFSPGITSNKAAAFWFPYHIRNDKRGIGWCRESYHFYSSLIHEPSSGISIQKLVKVLRHGVAEAEPVWIDFMPEGAMRILPATELPDGIAKAYEVKVPLIETQLFLPYLKTILETKGAVFIERTIGHFSELQHDYDCVINCAALGAKKLCNDAALIPVRGQVGLLEPAEEMDIYLDNEKPLYIVPRKDAIIVGGTYEEHVDAAITEPATIERLLGNAYEVFPALRSKRVLGSWAGVRPYRQEVRVEREAGTNIIHNYGHGGSGFTLAFGCAKEVAQLVDEIN from the coding sequence ATGGGTAAAAAGATCGCTATTATCGGGGCAGGCATCAGTGGTATGAGTACCGCATTGCTGTTAACGGGCAAATCACATAATATTACAATTTTCGCCAGTGCATTTTCGCCAGGCATAACATCCAACAAAGCGGCTGCATTCTGGTTCCCTTATCATATACGCAACGATAAACGCGGCATTGGCTGGTGCAGGGAAAGCTATCATTTTTATAGCTCACTTATCCATGAGCCTTCATCTGGAATAAGCATACAAAAACTGGTGAAAGTATTGCGACATGGTGTTGCAGAAGCTGAGCCTGTATGGATAGATTTTATGCCTGAGGGCGCTATGCGCATACTGCCCGCCACTGAACTGCCTGATGGTATTGCAAAAGCATATGAAGTAAAGGTGCCGCTGATAGAGACCCAGTTGTTTCTTCCGTATTTGAAAACAATACTTGAAACAAAGGGCGCCGTGTTTATTGAACGCACCATCGGCCATTTCAGCGAGCTGCAGCACGATTACGATTGCGTGATCAACTGCGCGGCACTGGGTGCAAAAAAATTGTGTAACGATGCTGCGCTCATACCAGTAAGAGGGCAGGTGGGTTTACTGGAGCCTGCAGAAGAAATGGATATCTACCTCGATAACGAAAAGCCCTTATACATTGTACCGCGCAAAGATGCAATTATTGTTGGTGGTACTTACGAAGAACATGTAGATGCGGCAATTACCGAACCGGCAACCATAGAACGACTGCTTGGTAATGCCTACGAGGTATTTCCTGCTTTAAGATCGAAGCGTGTGCTGGGTAGCTGGGCAGGCGTGCGCCCATACCGGCAGGAAGTACGCGTAGAAAGAGAAGCAGGTACAAACATCATTCACAATTACGGGCATGGCGGCAGCGGTTTTACGCTGGCATTCGGCTGTGCAAAAGAAGTGGCACAACTTGTTGATGAAATAAACTGA